The proteins below come from a single Chitinophaga pinensis DSM 2588 genomic window:
- a CDS encoding endonuclease/exonuclease/phosphatase family protein has product MKRKMLLMAVFTVLSYAVMAQKMTVATYNMRNDNNKEDAAHGNGWKQRYPVIASMIRFHGFDIFGTQECMHHQLENLKDSLPGYAYIGIGRDDGKEAGEYSAIFYNGVKFKLLEHGDFWMAEETDKPKKGWDAVLPRICTWGKFKEIKTGFTFYFFNLHMDHVGVKARAESAKLVMDKVRKMAGNIPTILTGDFNVDQQSESYTLINTSGLLKDAYETTAIRYAENGTFNAFNPNSKTDSRIDHIFLTRQFRVEKYGILTDTYRGPVVTENGDDKVSSADFPKEVSLKKYVARVPSDHFPVMAIITWK; this is encoded by the coding sequence ATGAAAAGAAAGATGCTCCTGATGGCTGTTTTTACCGTGCTGAGTTACGCTGTAATGGCGCAGAAAATGACGGTGGCCACTTACAACATGCGTAATGACAATAACAAGGAAGACGCTGCTCATGGCAACGGTTGGAAACAGCGGTATCCGGTGATCGCTTCCATGATCCGCTTTCATGGTTTTGATATTTTCGGAACACAGGAATGTATGCACCACCAGTTAGAGAACCTGAAAGACAGTCTGCCCGGTTATGCGTATATCGGGATAGGCCGTGATGACGGAAAGGAAGCCGGTGAATATTCTGCTATCTTTTACAATGGTGTAAAGTTTAAGTTGCTGGAACATGGAGATTTCTGGATGGCGGAAGAAACAGACAAGCCAAAGAAAGGCTGGGATGCGGTATTGCCAAGGATCTGTACCTGGGGTAAATTCAAAGAGATCAAAACAGGATTTACTTTTTACTTTTTCAACCTGCATATGGACCACGTAGGTGTGAAAGCGCGCGCGGAGAGTGCGAAGCTGGTAATGGATAAAGTAAGAAAGATGGCAGGGAATATTCCGACCATTCTGACAGGTGACTTTAACGTGGATCAGCAAAGCGAATCTTATACACTGATCAATACTTCCGGTTTGCTGAAAGATGCGTATGAAACGACTGCGATCCGTTATGCGGAGAATGGTACTTTCAATGCATTCAATCCAAACAGCAAAACTGACAGTCGTATCGATCACATTTTCCTGACCAGACAATTCCGTGTGGAAAAGTATGGTATACTGACGGATACTTATCGTGGTCCGGTGGTAACAGAAAATGGAGACGACAAAGTGAGTTCGGCTGATTTTCCCAAAGAGGTATCACTGAAGAAGTATGTGGCGCGTGTGCCATCAGATCACTTCCCGGTGATGGCGATTATTACCTGGAAGTAA
- a CDS encoding RagB/SusD family nutrient uptake outer membrane protein, with protein MAVFNDANWYFTSATYGNGLSFTRTFINTCLNIDGTPFTNEAGYATQTFAQETQGRDMRLRQTIRMGSYTRTDNGKTVAAPPVFSYTYTGYMPIKFTLDDTYYDGGTTRTNSITLMRYAEILLNYARRWRNWVSCRIMTGRKRLAHCVPVLVLPVVLRLSRRWLTIT; from the coding sequence ATAGCTGTATTCAATGATGCTAACTGGTATTTTACCTCTGCTACGTATGGTAACGGTCTGAGCTTTACCAGGACATTTATCAACACCTGCCTGAATATTGACGGTACACCGTTCACCAATGAGGCGGGATATGCGACGCAGACATTCGCGCAGGAGACACAGGGCCGCGACATGCGTTTGCGACAGACGATCCGTATGGGATCTTATACCCGTACCGATAATGGAAAAACGGTTGCAGCTCCGCCTGTATTTTCTTATACTTACACTGGCTATATGCCGATCAAGTTTACGCTGGATGATACTTATTATGATGGCGGTACAACCAGGACGAATTCTATCACCCTGATGCGTTATGCAGAGATCCTGCTGAACTATGCGAGGCGATGGCGGAACTGGGTAAGTTGTCGGATAATGACTGGGCGAAAACGGTTGGCGCACTGTGTGCCCGTGCTGGTATTACCGGTGGTATTACGGCTAAGCCGACGGTGGCTGACAATTACCTGA